One Rhinoraja longicauda isolate Sanriku21f chromosome 19, sRhiLon1.1, whole genome shotgun sequence genomic window, ggagatgtgcgaggcaagttgttTTTCTCATCGCCACTTTACACAGAAGGTACTGAGTGCCTGGACtatgcaagggtggtgaatctgtggaattcttggccacagaaggctgtggaggcaaagcagtgaatatatttaaggcagagatagatagattcttgattagtgcgggtgtcagaggttatgggagatttcaaaatgcaggtagactgtgaaagtcaggttggtactggaccctaagaaagggagtttgtagtgtgcctccgagaaggattcttagagcagcttgacctggagcctaccagggagaaggcaattctggatttagtgttgtgtaatgtaccGGATTTCATAAGGtaactcaagataaaggaaccattaggaggtagtgaccatagtctgcaatttgagagggtaaaatcagaagtgtcagtgttgcagttgaacaaaggggacattgaaggcatgagggaggagctggccaaagttgactggaaagggtccctagcagggatgacggtggaacagcaatggcaggaatttctgggaataatccagaagatgcaggatcatttcattccaaagaggaagaaagattctaaggggaataagaggcaaccgggtctgacaagggaagtcaaggacagtataaaaataaaagagaagacttataacatagcaaagatgagtgggaagccagaggattgggtaacttttaaagaacagaaggtaactaaaaaggcaatattgggagaaaagataaagtacgaaggtaagctggccaagaatataaaggaggatagtaaaagcatctttaggtatgtgaagaggaagagattagtgaagacaaatgtgggtcccttaaagacagaaacaggtgaatttattatggggagcaagaaaatggcagacgagttgaaaagGCACGTTGGTTCTttattcactaagaaagacacaaataatctcccagaagtactagggtacagaggattgagggtgacggagaaactgaaggaaattcacattcagtcaggaaattgtgttaggaagactgatgggactgaaggctgataaatccccagggtctggtctgcatcccagggtagtcagggaagtggctctagaaattgtggatgcattggtgatcattttacaatgttctattgattctggatcagttcctgtggattggaaggtagctaatgttatcccactttttaataaaggatagagagagaaaacaggggattatagaccagttagcctgacatcggtggtggggaagttgctggagtcaattattaaatatgtgataacggtgcatttggagagcagtaacagtcaacatggtccaagtcagcatggatttatgaaggggaattcttgtttgactaatcttctggaattgtttgaggatgtaacaaataaaatggataaaggagagccagtgaatgtagtgtatctggactttcagaaagcctttgataaggttccacacaggagattagtgggcaaaattatagcagatggtattgggggtaggatattgacatggattgaaaattggttggtagacaggaaacaaagggtaggaattaatgggtccttttcagaatggcaggcagcgactagtggggtgccgcaaggcttggtcctgtgactgcagctatttacgatatatattaatgatttagatgaaggaattaaaagtaacataagcaaatttacagatgacacaaagctgggtggcagagtgaactgtgaagaggctatgaggatgcagggtaacttgggtaggttgggtgagtgagcaatgtatgacagatgcagtataatgtggataaatgtgaggttgtccactttggtgggaaggacaaggcagattataatctgaatggtgccagattaggaaaaggggaagtgaaacgagatgtgtgtgtccttgtacatcagtcactgaaagtaagcatgcaggtacagcaagaggatttgagtagaggagcaaagaggtccttctgcagttgtacaaggccctggtgaggccatacctggatattgtgtgcagttttggtctccaaatttgaggaaggacattcttgctattgagggagagcagcgtagattcacgaggttaattcccaggatggcgggactgtcatatgatgcaagaatggaacaaatgggcttgtattcacaggaatttaggatcagagcagatcttatagaaacatataggattattaagtcaagtcaagtcaagtcaattttatttgtatagcacatttaaaaacaacccacgttgaccaaagtgctgcacatctgattaggaaaaaagaaaagaaacatacagtggcgggcAGCCAAgacattggacaagctagatgctcccgatgttgggggagtccagaaacaggggccacaattttagaatgagagctaggccatttagaactgagatgaggaaaaacttcttcacccagagttgtgaatttgtggaattctctgcatcagaaggcagtggaggccgattcactggatgcattcaaaagagagtcagatagggctcttagggctagtggaatcaagggatatggggagaaggcaggaacgggggagattgtggatgatcaaccatgatcacattgaatggcggtgctggctcgaagggctgaatggtctgatcttgcactaattttctatgtttctctgttatgggaagaaggcaggagaatggggtgagggagaggtgaatcagccatgattgaatggcggagtagacttgatgagccaaatggccgaatcctactcctgtcacttatgatgttatgaaCTATATGTGGCGGTAGAGGTAGATGTGATAATGGAGTTTACGAGgcagtagataggcacatggatatgcaaggaatggggagatatggatgatatgcaggtagataagggatggtcttggcatcatgttcattgtgtgctgaagggcctgtccttgtgctgtgctgctccatgTTTTGTGTGTCGTTGCTTCACTCTCTCTGAGACTGCGTCGCTACAAACCATTGGTTTCGGTGACTTGCACCTGGCCACCTCTGGCCCAGATGTCGGTGACGGCCGTCATGACCGCCAGGCACCTGCCAAAGTCTTCGGCCGGACACCGGGCGGCGAGAGAGGAGAGTTTGCGAGCTACCTTGAGGGCCTGGCGGTATCGCTCCTGCTGCACCTTGGCCCGCTCCCTCGGCGACGCGGGCGGGAGCTGACCGCCGAGGAAGTGCTCCTGCGTCCAGCGAGCGGCGCAGAGCGAGGGCTCAAAGAGGTCGGAGCCCAGCAGCCGCCGGAGAGCCAGGACGTGCCGGCAGGGGAGCCTCATGGAGGTGCGGAAGGCACACTGGCAGCTGGCCTGGTCCGTCACCAGGGCCCGGCGCCGGCACACGGGCCAGGCCCTCTCGGCCTCCACGCTGAGAAAGGAGACCGACTCCGCTTCCTGCAGCTCCGTCCGCACCCGGCGGAAGGCGAAGTCGGTGAGCAGCGCCCGGTAGGAAGACTCCGCGGAGTTGTCCTCTGGCCCTGCGGGGGGCTCACTCTGCAACACCCGCTGGTCGCACTCGGCCCGCACCGTGTCCACGGCCTTCAGGAGGTCCCGGGTGAAGGAGGTCACGTTGGAGAAGTCCTCGACCGCGGCCGCCAGCCTCTGGCTCATCACCTGCACCCGCTGGAGGGTGCTGGTGAGGTAACTCTCGTTCTCGTGCTTGAAGCCCTCCACCCACTGGCGACAGGACCCGTGCCACGTCTTGTGGAAGTAGTCGACGGCGCTCTCCGCGTTGGAGTCCAGCAGCTGGCGGTACAGCAGGTCGTAGTCCTCAGTCGACGTCGCGTAACACATACTGTGCAGGATCTGCAGCAGCTGGCTCCTGGCgggaagaaagggaagaggagacaaggtgaggaacctcccggtgcagcaaggtggcgtagcggtagagttgctgccttacagtgccagtcccaggatccatcctgtctacaggcattgtctgtgtggagtttgcacgttctccctgtgaccatgtgggtttcctccgggttctccggtttcctcccaagttccaaagacgtgcaggtttgtacgtttattggcctctgtaaattgttccgtgTGTAgcccagaactagtgtgaaccaaagatactagaggaacaagatggaccactgaaATGTAGTGTGCAAAGGAGcggaacatccgccattttagtaagcaaaacccgccgttcgttctgcctctcgcagtgtaatcagtgttttgggggaacagtatgtgtgatgataccattaaaaaacagaaaatatctctatcaattcatagatttttgttatttttctttttaaatgtttctgcaattttctgcccactaaaatggtgccatgaccttCTACGCTTTTTaacgtcgagtggtctatcttgttcctctagtatctttggtgtgaacgggtgattaatggtcgggctggactcagtggggcaaagggcccgtttccaatctgtatttccaaaactaaaccaaactctcacCTCAACAGTCCCCAGCGGCTACAAGAAAAACTCCACCATTTCTTTCCCtacgaaaaataaagtgacctcctcaatgactactgaacagtggagtcaaacagcacggaaataggccactcggcccaactcgtccttgctgaccaagatgccccatctaatgctgaccaagatgccccatctaatgctgaccaagatgccccatctaatgctgaccaagatgccccatctaatgctgaccagatgccccatttaatgctaaccagatgccccatctaatgctaaccagatgccccatctaatgctgaccaagatgccccatctaatgctgaccaagatgacccatctaatgctgaccagatgccccatttaatgctaaccagatgccccatctaatgctaaccagatgccccatctaatgctgaccaagatgccctatctaatgctaaccaagatgccccatttattgctgaccagatgccccatttaatgctaaccagatgccccatctacagaaagGGGAGATGAGGAGGCAAAAGGGGAAGGCAGGGGCaaagcgggggggggaggggagggtggaaaggaggagggagagtggggcaggggtagactggattgtgcagaccATGTTGAGGAATGAGTCGCACCCTTATGTGACCCACGCCGcgacaggaggaggaatattttggacaaaccaatctccccctcccccgcccgctCCGGAATCACGATGCCAGCGCTTATTGTTGcccaatggtggaggagaggacggggaggagagcagagggaaggagaggaggggggagaggagggtgaagagggGCGGGGGAAggcgaggagggggaaggagaggaggagtgggtgaggaagaggaggaggaggaaacaggagtaggggaaaggagagaaggggcggaggagcggaggggaaggagagaagagggagatggggaaaggagggggagaaagaaggaagggaaggaggagcgggtaagagaaggaaagaaaaaagagagagagggcagagtggaggagatgggacatgggtagactggattgtgcagaggGATGAGAGTCACAACTTTAACAAACCAACACAATCTGACAGGAGGAATATTTGGGCCCCGCTCCGCTCCGGCCCCACGAGGGAATGGCGGTGCCAGTGCTTACTGTTGCCCGGCGGTCACGTGCAGCTTCTCGGCGGTCACGTGGT contains:
- the LOC144602955 gene encoding uncharacterized protein LOC144602955: MGFKEEEEERLRHQRRFVTALRVDPTSIVSLRSNGAGVQVQLGEVAGKVLADEDAHSPSRKEKWDEFKTNKTDLEIMVPTLAAVKGKSEERETVRQLLRIFRQKNPAAEGTRAVVVGGQACDGELVTDVLPHCKPLACLTHTLSVFQDHVTAEKLHVTAGQQSQLLQILHSMCYATSTEDYDLLYRQLLDSNAESAVDYFHKTWHGSCRQWVEGFKHENESYLTSTLQRVQVMSQRLAAAVEDFSNVTSFTRDLLKAVDTVRAECDQRVLQSEPPAGPEDNSAESSYRALLTDFAFRRVRTELQEAESVSFLSVEAERAWPVCRRRALVTDQASCQCAFRTSMRLPCRHVLALRRLLGSDLFEPSLCAARWTQEHFLGGQLPPASPRERAKVQQERYRQALKVARKLSSLAARCPAEDFGRCLAVMTAVTDIWARGGQVQVTETNVTGATEQESSSPATEAS